The Chanodichthys erythropterus isolate Z2021 chromosome 12, ASM2448905v1, whole genome shotgun sequence genome contains a region encoding:
- the gpm6ab gene encoding glycoprotein M6Ab isoform X1: MGCSECCLKCLSGIPYASLIATILLYAGVALFCGCGHEALSGTVTILQTYFDVVRSPVDALDVFTMIDILKYVIYGVAAAFFVYGILLMVEGFFTTGAIRDLYGDFKITTCGRCVSAWFIMLTYIFMLAWLGVTAFTSLPVFMYFNIWNICQNISRVDSSLESCFDLRQFGIVSIGEEKKLCTGSENFIKMCESNELDLTFHLFVCALAGAGAAVIAMVHYLMVLSANWAYVKDACRMQKYEDIKSKEEQELHDIHSTRSKERLNAYT, from the exons GGTGTTCTGAATGCTGCCTCAAATGCCTGAGTGGGATACCCTACGCCTCTCTGATCGCGACCATCCTGCTGTATGCTGGGGTGGCGCTCTTCTGTGGCTGTGGTCATGAGGCTCTCTCTGGGACCGTCACCATCCTGCAGACCTACTTCGATGTTGTCCGGTCGCCTGTCGATGCCCTGGATGTCTTTACCAT GATTGACATCTTAAAGTATGTGATCTATGGAGTGGCAGCAGCCTTTTTTGTCTATGGTATTCTGCTGATGGTGGAGGGATTTTTCACCACTGGGGCCATCCGGGACCTTTATGGGGACTTTAAGATCACCACCTGTGGGCGCTGTGTCAGTGCTTGG TTCATCATGCTTACTTATATCTTCATGTTGGCTTGGCTGGGCGTTACAGCCTTCACCTCTCtgccagtcttcatgtatttcaaCATCTGGAATATCTGTCAGAACATCTCTCGGGTGGATAGTAGCCTGGAAAGTTGCTTCGACCTGCGTCAGTTTG GAATTGTGTCCATTGGTGAGGAGAAAAAACTGTGCACTGGTTCTGAGAACTTCATCAAGATGTGCGAATCTAATGAG CTGGATCTGACATTCCACTTGTTTGTCTGCGCACTTGCGGGGGCTGGAGCTGCCGTTATCGCCATG GTGCACTACCTGATGGTGCTGTCGGCTAACTGGGCTTACGTGAAGGACGCCTGCCGGATGCAGAAATACGAGGATATCAAGTCCAAGGAGGAGCAGGAGCTTCATGATATCCACTCAACTCGCTCTAAAGAGCGTCTGAACGCATACACATAA
- the gpm6ab gene encoding glycoprotein M6Ab isoform X2, whose product MGCSECCLKCLSGIPYASLIATILLYAGVALFCGCGHEALSGTVTILQTYFDVVRSPVDALDVFTMIDILKYVIYGVAAAFFVYGILLMVEGFFTTGAIRDLYGDFKITTCGRCVSAWFIMLTYIFMLAWLGVTAFTSLPVFMYFNIWNICQNISRVDSSLESCFDLRQFGIVSIGEEKKLCTGSENFIKMCESNELDLTFHLFVCALAGAGAAVIAMVVAVSVLIHNNAILTSKNTGRYCTRF is encoded by the exons GGTGTTCTGAATGCTGCCTCAAATGCCTGAGTGGGATACCCTACGCCTCTCTGATCGCGACCATCCTGCTGTATGCTGGGGTGGCGCTCTTCTGTGGCTGTGGTCATGAGGCTCTCTCTGGGACCGTCACCATCCTGCAGACCTACTTCGATGTTGTCCGGTCGCCTGTCGATGCCCTGGATGTCTTTACCAT GATTGACATCTTAAAGTATGTGATCTATGGAGTGGCAGCAGCCTTTTTTGTCTATGGTATTCTGCTGATGGTGGAGGGATTTTTCACCACTGGGGCCATCCGGGACCTTTATGGGGACTTTAAGATCACCACCTGTGGGCGCTGTGTCAGTGCTTGG TTCATCATGCTTACTTATATCTTCATGTTGGCTTGGCTGGGCGTTACAGCCTTCACCTCTCtgccagtcttcatgtatttcaaCATCTGGAATATCTGTCAGAACATCTCTCGGGTGGATAGTAGCCTGGAAAGTTGCTTCGACCTGCGTCAGTTTG GAATTGTGTCCATTGGTGAGGAGAAAAAACTGTGCACTGGTTCTGAGAACTTCATCAAGATGTGCGAATCTAATGAG CTGGATCTGACATTCCACTTGTTTGTCTGCGCACTTGCGGGGGCTGGAGCTGCCGTTATCGCCATG GTGGTGGCAGTGTCTGTCCTCATCCATAACAATGCCATTCTGACGTCTAAGAACACGGGGAGGTACTGCACGCGTTTCTGA